The window CCGTTGCTCCCGGATTTATCGTTACGCCCATGACGGATAAGCTGAACGAAGAGCAAAAAGGGGCGCTGTATTCCCAGATTCCCCTGGGAAGGTTGGGAGATCCCGAAGAGGTCGCGAAGGTGATTCTCTTTCTCGCCTCCGACCTGTCCAGCTATGTAACCGGTGAGGTGCTAAAGATTACCGGCGGATTGGGAATGTAATAGCTACGAGGCCATTCCGGTCCGGAGGGAACTGCCAAGAACCCTCCCGGACCGGGGTGGTATTTTTTATTGCTGTGGAGGCACTGTATGGCACGACGGGTTGTTATCACCGGCATGGGCACGGTGAATCCCCTGGCTCATAACACCGATGATTTCTGGCAGGCAATTAAGGCCGGGAAGAGCGGTATTGGGCCCATTACGAAGTTTGACACCACCAATCACGCCACGAAAATTGCTGGGGAGATCAAGAATTTTGATGTGCGAAACTATCTTGATCGGACCGAGGCCCGGAAGATGGAGGCCTTTTCCCATTATGCAGTGGTTAGCGCCCTGGAAGCCTGGCGGGATTCGGGATTAACCGACGGGGATGTGGATCCTATTAAGGTTGGAGTGATTCTCGGTGTCGGTTTCGGGGGATTTGAAACCCTGGAAAGCGCCTACAAGAGCCTGATGGATAAGGGACCCGGCCGGGTTCCTCCTATGACGATTCCGAAACTGATTTCGAATATCGGACCCGGGAATATCGCCATAACCTTAAACGCCCAAGGCCCCAGTTACTCCCTTGCTACCGCCTGTGCGTCGGGTACGGATGCCATAGGACATAGTCTTCGGTCCATACAAGACGGGGTTACCGATGTGGTAATTACCGGCGGGGTAGAGGCCGTCATCACGACACTGGGGATTGCATCCTTCAATGTCATTCATGCCCTGTCTACCCGGTACAATGATACCCCGGAAAAGGCCAGCAGACCCTTTGATAAGGATCGTGACGGGTTTGTCATGGGAGAAGGATCCGGCATTTTGATTCTGGAGGAGCTGGAACATGCCAGGGCACGGGGTGCTAGAATCTACGCCGAGGTTGTGGGTGTGGGGGCTACCACGGATGCGAACCACCTGACTGCACCCCATCCCGAGGGTAGGGGGGCGATTCAGGCTATGCAGATGGCGCTGAACACAGCAGGGGTCTCGCCCCAACAGGTGGATTATATCAATGCCCACGGAACATCGACGCCCATCAACGATCCGGTGGAGACCAAGGCAATAAAGGCGGTCTTTCAGGACCACGCCTACTCCCTGAAGGTGAGTTCAACCAAATCCATGACCGGCCATTGCATCGGGGCTGCAGGGGCCATCGAGGCCATCATTTGTGCGAAGTCCATTGAGGATCAGTTTTTCCCGCCCACCATCAACCTGGATAATCCCGATCCGGACTGCGATTTAGACTACGTCCCTCACCGGGGATACCACGGGCCCATCGAATATGCTATGTCCAACAGTTTGGGCTTCGGCGGACATAACGGTGTACTGTTATTGAGGAAGTTCCGGGATTAAGAACCATGCGAGCTTTTACGCACGAGGGAGGGAGTTCGGCTGCTGTCAGGATGTTCTGGGGGCGGCCGGATAGTATGTGCGAAGTACCCTGTAGGGTGCACCGGGCATGGTGGGACTGTGGAACAGCAAGCCCGGGGTGAAGGCCGTGTCCATGGCACTTGCAATAGACTTATGCAATTGGCCCTTAGAATCACCGTAAAAACCTAGGCAGGTCATCCGGCAGCCTAGGCTTTTTTTTATTATACTAGTCAGCATCGGAGGTGGCAGAATGAAGCGATCCATTATTACCCTGGTTCTTGCCGGTTTGCTAGTCTTGGCGGCTGCGTCGCTGTTCTTGGATAGCCAGGGGAATTTTTCCCTGCTCTATGAAGGGAAACGGCTCATGGGACTTTTTGCCATGGTGCTACTCACCTTCCAGGTGTTTCTGGCCTCCCGACTGCCGCTTCTGGAGCGAGGATTCGGTCAGGATCGGCTGCTTGGCTACCATCGGCTGGTGGGAATCGGGGTACTGGTTACCGCCCTCATTCACGGCGTTTTTGATATTATCTTCCAGCTGAGCGTCTACGGAAGTTTAATGCTCTATTTTCCCGGCGATCTTCCTAAGTTACTGGGAAGTTTCACCCTGGTGCTGTTGCTCTTGGTAGCCATTCCGGCACTTCTGCGGGGTTCCATTGCGATTTCCTATGATTCGTGGCGGAGAATTCACCGGATCGGTTTTTTCTTGGTGCCCCTGATGCTCATTCATAGTTTGGTACTTGGGACAACCATTCGGTACCAGCCTCTGGCTCTGGCCCTCTGGATCGGTTGCGCTGGCTTGTACGGGGTTTCTCTCGGATATCGGTTGGTTATCCAGATTCGGAAAAACCGCGATCCCTACCTGGTGGAATCTGTTCACCGGGAGACCCACGATGTAGTGAGTATCCGTGCGGCAGGCAAGCGCAAGGACTTCCTCCCCGGGCAATTTATGCTGGTTCAGATTAAAAAGGCCGGCAAAAAGAGCCCGGTTCACCCTTTTACTATCAGTGCCCCTCCATCTTCTGAGGAGCTGCGTTTTTCAGTGAAGGCTATCGGTGATTTCTCCGGAGAGGATATTCCCGATCTCACTGTTGGTGATGAGCTGGTTCTCGAGGGGCCCTACGGCTGGTTCAGCCATGTGAGGTTTCCCTTGTCCGCCCCGCTGCTGTTCATTGCCGGGGGAATCGGTATTACACCCTTTCTGAGTATGCTGGCTTTCTTGGCTGAGCATGATCCTGATCGCCGTGTCATGCTGGTGTGGGGAAACAAAGAACCGAAGGATGCGGGGTTCCAGGATGAGTTAGTGCGCTATAAATCTTCCATGCGGGCCCTGTCCGTGTTGCATGTATTTTCTCATTCTACAGATAATCATGAGGTCTTGTCCGATCCCTGGGTTTCAGGTTTTGTGACCACTGAACTTTTAAACACCCGGCTTACCGATTTGGACTCATGGGGTGTAATGCTCTGCGGCCCCCCGGTGATGATGAAGAAACTGGTTCCTGATCTTTTGGCTGCCGGGGTGGAAAAAAAGAACCTCTTATATGAGCGCTTTGATTTTTAAAAGGATTCCGTAGTGCGCAAAAGGTTGTAAACGACACCAGATATAGGGGAGCATCCCATAAGTCCACCCATGGGTGGTGTCCCCGGGGTACAATGTTACAACCTTTTGCGCACGATGAAAGGATTCTGATCCGCGAAGGATTGTGACGGTTCCCCTCCGCGACACCGCATCTGGGACCAAAAGCGCTATCAGTGACCGGGACTGCATGTGACCGGGGCCGACCGCCGCGGAGTGGTACCAGAACACAAAGGGTAGTGCTTAATAAAGATTTGGGTTGAACCCCCGGGTAAAGCGTATTATTTTTGTCAGAAATACAAGAAGCCGGTGGAGGAAGATGGGTGTTGCCATGCCTTAGGCATTGGGGGCGCATGGTTTCTGGCACCGGCGGAACAAGGATGGTGCTATGAACCGAAAGGGATTACTGTTTATTCTTACACTTAGCCTAATACCGGCATCGCTCAGCTTCGGACAGACGGGCCTCGGGGCGGCGGCCTCCCAGGCTGAGATTACCGCCCAGGGTTACGACTATTTCAGCTCCCAGGGATATAACCTTGGCATTAAGGTTCAGGGGGAAGCTTTACAGGTGTACATGAGCGCCCCGACTACAGGCTGGCTGGCTGTGGGATTTAATCCCTCCCGGAGGATGAGAGACGCAAACATTACCATAGGGTATGCGAAAGACGGCGAGCTTACGATTCGTGATGATTACGGCATTGCGGATACCATGCATGGTCCTGATACCGCCCGGGGGGGCAGTGATGATGTTACCCTCCTGGCAGGGGGTGAGGCCGCCGGACGCACATGGTTCGAGTTTCAGATTCCCCTGGACTCCGGGGATTCCATGGACAGGGCCTTGGAACGGGGAAAAACCTACCCGGTTATTTGGGCCTTCGGTCCGAATAACCGAGATGATTTCCGGACGGTTCATGGCCGGCGGGGTTCATTCAGAATTACTATACCCTAATAGGAGGTTGTATTGACGTTATCACGGTTGTTCTCAAGAATTTTTTATGTTCTCGGTATCGTGCTTATCGGTGTCGGGGGGGCAGTACTTGTTCAGAAGCTGGTTTTTCAATCCAGCAGTGTGCAGACCATGGGTCTCGTGGTGGATGTGCGGGTGGTTCAGAACCAGGTACTGTTTATGGACGATGGCACAGGCTTTCATTACTATCCCACGGTGGAATTCTCCGCCAATGACGGCCGGGCCTACCGCTTCGAATCCCCTGCCGGGGTAACCTCGGTTTCCTATGAAAAGGGGCAGGAGGTGCCGGTGTTGTACCGTACCCAAGATCCCGGTGATGCTATGATCGCCACAACCTGGGGACTCTACGGTCTGCCGATTATTTTCGGAGGTACTGGGGTATTGTTTGTTCTCTTCGGTTTGGTGGCCCAGCGTGGCTTTGATAAAAAGAAGTACTGAGGCTAGGCTGCCGGAGAAACGACGAGGATGCAAGGTTGCAATAAAAAAGGCCCTGATTGCTGATACACAGCATCGGGCCTTTTTCTTACTTTGTTAATTACTCCCGTATTGAGCTGGTTACGCCGCGGGATGGTACGGCTCGTTGGTGATGGATCGTGGTAGATATGACCTACCAAATTCCAATCAGACTTTGAGATTAGCGTTTTTTAGCGCTGTTGTTCCGCTCTTCTACAATCTCTTCAATTTTGTTTGAAAGAGCCTGAATATCGATGGGTTTTGCCATAAACGCATCTGCACCTGCTTCGGTAATGGCTGCCTCTGTGGATGCATCTCCAGAAATACCGACAATTACCGGCTGGGCAATTCCCGTATCATCACGAAGAGATTTACAGAGCCGTACGCCGTCCACCCCGGGAAGATCCACATCTAGAATGATGAGATGAGGCTTCTTCTCAGCGCTGAGCTTACCGGCCTCAAATCCGTCGAAGGCTTGGTAAATGGTATAATCTTCGTTGATTATTTCCAAGCCCTTCTTGATGCTGTCATTCAGTTCCCGCTCGTCATCAACGATCAGGACTGTATCAATGGAGAGCTTGTCCTCAAGAAATTTGTGTAACTCATCAGGCATCCTCATTCCACGTTCGGTAAGGAAGCTGATAAGGTCCTCGGAGTAGACCCGGTACTGACCACCCGGGGTCTGAAATGCCTGCAAGTAGCCATTTTTAATCCAATTAATTGCAGTTTGGTTGACCACACCGCAAATATTGGCTACTTCGAGAGCAGAGAAAATACGAATCTTTTTGTCTGTTCTTGCCATAGTCCCTATCCTTTCTTAATATCCTACCTACATACTAATAAAAAATTGTCTAATTTGTCAATCAAAATTTTAAGTGAATTGGCAATCCTGTTATTTTTTCGATCTCCCGTGCACTTCGCCGAATAACGGCCATGGAGAATCCCCGGGAAAGAAGCTTTTTCGGTAATTTTTCGCCATCTACATTTCTAGCTGATAGCTGTTTGGCGGCATCAAGGCATAAGCGGTATTCTAAATCGGGTTCTTCTTCGAACATGGCCGTTATGATGCTGCGGGCCGTGGCCTTGTCCACGCCCCGTTGCACGAGGCCCATGGTTAGGAGGGTTGTCGATTCGGGATGTTTCCGCAGGCGACCGCGTATCCAATCCTCAGAATACCGACTGTGGCTGATGATCTTTTGATCTACAGCACGATTCAGAGCATGATCCCTGGATTCTCGGGAAAAGCCCTTTTTAATAAGACGGAGCTCAAGTTCCTTTCGGGTATACTCCCTGCGGGCTAAGAGATCAAGGATCTTCTGATAGGCTAGGTGTTCTTCGCTCCGGGTTTGAAGGGATTGAACCGTCTCAGCCTCGAGCACTACCCCTGGGCGAAGGCCGTATTCCCGGGCAAGAGCGGGTGGGCATAAAAAAGAGGAACCCTCCACGACCTCCACACGGAGGGCGGGAACGGTTCCTCTTGTTTTATGAATCGAACGGATAACCAGATTATCGCTTGGAGAACTGGAACCGCCGTCTTGCACCGCGTTGTCCGTACTTTTTCCGTTCAACCATACGGGGATCCCGGGTCATGAACCCGTTAGCCCGCAGACTGCTGAGGTTTGTTTCATCATAGGCAACCAAAGCTCTTGAAAGCCCGTGCCGTACCGCTTCAGCCTGACCTGCTTTACCGCCGCCCCGTACCGTTACTACGATATCGAACTTCGTAAGGGTATCGGTAACATTCAGGGGTTGGTTTACCACGAAAAGCATCTCGGGGCTATCAAAATACTGGTCAGCGGCTTTTCCGTTAACCGTAATAGCGCCCGATCCCTGACGAAGGTAAACCCGGGCAACAGATGTTTTTCTTCTGCCAATTGCATTTGAAAGATTCTTAACCACGTTTTACTCCTGGTCCTAAATTTCGAGTGGAAGGGGCTGCTGAGCAGTATGCGGATGATTAGGTCCTGCATACACCTTAAGATTCTTGAAGAGCTTTCTTCCAAGACGATTCTTAGGCAGCATACCGCGAATAGCCCTTTCAAGGGGGAAGGTTGGTTTCTTAGCCAACATATCCTTGAGAGGCGTAGTGGTGAGACCGCCGGGATATCCACTGTGTCGGTAGTATTTCTTTGCTGAAAGCTTATCTCCGCTTACAACAACCTTTTCTGCGTTTACAATTACCACATAATCACCGCACTCCTGGTGGGGGGTGTAGTATGGCTTATTTTTGCCCCGGAGAACAAACGCCACCTCGGAAGCAATTCTTCCCAGCGTTTTTCCTTCCGCATCGACGATGTACCACTTCCGGTCAAAGTCTTTAGGCTTAACAAATATCGTTTCCATGTAATGCGCCCTTTAAATAATATTCATGTTTCATGATCAGACATCCCCAATGGGATGCTCCGAACCTCTTTTTGATACTTCGGAGGTATGAGGTGCTAACCGAGGATACACCGGGGAAAGGAGTGGGCCACTCGGAAATTCCTCATGATCCCCAACAAATCAGGAGCAGTGATTAGTCGGGGATGCCGAAATATCGGAACAGTAGGGGCTGCCGGCCTCTACTGTTCTTCAGACTGAGCAGCATCTTCCTTCGCTTCCTCAGCCTCTTCTTTTTTAGCTTCAATTCGGTCCTTAATATCCGCAATCCCGATAAACACGGCGATCAAACCGATGAAAAGTGCAAATACTGGCACACCGCCCTTCAGGAAATTGAGGATTTCATCCCACCATGCGAGGGGAGGGAAAGCAGAAAATACTGCAAATCCTATAAAGACAATTCCTACAATCAATGCGACCATTTCATCCTCCAGTTAGTGTACAGGTTGTATCATGAAAGCGGAAAACCGCTGAAAAGTCAAGGGACTCTAGGGAGTCAGCGGTAAAAGTAATCCTGCCTCATTTGCTCATGCCCCAGGGAATCCCAGCGACTTTTACCTCCGTCTCCGGGCGGCGATGAAAAAGCCGATGAAGAAGAACAGAAAGGGGAGGCTTTTTAGAACCCCCTCAGCGATGAGCCTGGGGGTTCCCTGGAGCACCACCGACTGGATGATTCCGAAGAATGAGAGCAGATCGTACACGATGCCGCCGAAAAGCAGGACCATGCCTAGAATCACCATCATCCACGCTGGATCCCTGGTCCGTGACCAAAGCAGAATGGCAGTAAAGGTTGCCGCCCCCGAAAAGACCATGCGGATGAGCAGTTCGATCAGAAAGGCAGTCATGCCGGCACCTCCTGAAACAGGGCCTTTAGTCTGTCCCATTCTCCCTTGGAGGCATGGGCCGGAAGGATACTCACCCCCCCCCAGTAGGGGTTAAAAACAAATTTTTGGGCCCTGGCCGCCTTGTACCATGCAAAGTACTGGCCTTGATCCAGCCGGGGAATCAGGTACCGTCCGGAGCGGTGAAATCCTGGAGTATGCAAAGATTCCGGCGGGGGCACCTGGGATCGATCGCGGTTCTGGCCCCGGGGGCGGTGTTTCGCCTCGGGTTTTATCTCCGGAGAGAAGAGGGCTAATCCCAGGAGCATGGCCTCAATTTGGATTGGTGAGGCCCCGGGGCTGGAGATTGCTTTCAAGAGGGGATGCTGCTTCCGAACCATGAGAATCTGACCGAAATACCCTGCGAGCTGGGGCAGGATCGGGAGGATCAGCCCGGTTCCGGGGGTCGGGGTATCGGGTCGGTGGAAGGCTATCTCCTGGTTTTCCGGTGTGGCAGTGGGCTGCCAACGGCTGAATGCATAATCGTCTAGGGTGATTCCAATGCTTTGTAGGCCGAGGACTGCGGCTTCCTGACTGGGAAATATCCGGGGCTCATATTCCGGATAGAATGCCGTTAACCCCTTCGTAAGCCGGAGGAAGAGGGAATTCGGCAGGGGACCGAAGAGCTTGGTGCTGATTCGGTTTTTAATAGCCTGGGTGAACCCGGCGGGAGAGTGGCCACGGTAGGCGAGGCCGTTGTTCTGCCATAGATCCAGATAGCGGGTGCCATCCGGAGCGTAGAAATAGAACCCCCGGGCCCGTTTTACGGCGGGAAGCCGGAAAAGCCGTTCATGGGGAACCCCCGGGGTATCGGGATCTTGTATCATTGAATTTTCTCCAACCCTGAGTATTTCGGGATAAACTGACCGCTCCGGCCCGTTTCAAATTGAACGATGACGACCTCGTTGTCACCGTTTTCCCAGGCTTTGACGACCTCGCCGGATCCGTAATCGTCATGGTACACCCGGGTTCCCTTGGGGAAGGTGAAGCTGTTCCGGGTTTGGGGTGATGACGGGCCGCGTCGGACTGTAGTATGGGCTGCCGGGTAGCCTCGAGGGACCGCGAACCGGGTTTGATCATCAATTTCCCGGAGGTGTTCGGGAATTTCAGAGAGAAACCGGGAGGGCATGGTATCGACGATCCGGCCGTGAATACGGCGGCTGCGGCAGCTGGTGAACAGTACCTGCTCCTGGGCCCGAGTAACAGCAACGTAGAAGAGTCTGCGCTCCTCTTCGATCTCCTGCTCATCCTCATCGGAACGGGGGAAGAGCCCCTCTTCCATGCCCGTTATAATCACCTTGGGAAATTCCAACCCCTTGGTATTATGCATTGTAATAAGGGTAACGCCGTTTTCTGATTCGGTGTCCCGGCTACGGGCGGCATCTAACTCCACAGCTTCGAGGAATTCCGTGAGCCCTTCCGGGGTGTTCGAATACAGGCTGGCGGCATTAACCAGTTCCTCAAGATTCTGGACCTTCTGGGTTCCGGCTACCGTATCCTGCTGGGCATGGTATTCGGCCAATCCGGATTCTCGGATCACCGTCTCGACCCAGGCTGCCAGGGTTTCGCCCTTCTCTGGGGGCTGGGATAGGGTGGTGACCATGGCGAGAAAGGATGCGATGGATTTCTTGGACCGCGGGGAAACCTCGGGTACGGTGTATTCTGTGGCCAGGAGCAGGTTGCCCCTGGCCGGCCCGAGGCGCTCCAGGATTTTTGCAAGGCTGGAAGCGCCTATACCCCTGGCGGGTTTGTTTATAATCCGCCGGAAGGCGACTTCGTCTTTCGGGTTGGCCAGAAATTTGAGGAATGCGATGCTGTCCTTGATTTCCTCCCGTTCGTAGAAGCGGAGTGTCCCTACAATGCGGTAGGGGATTCCGGCCTGGAGGAACGCGGTTTCAAACAGACGGCTTTGGGCATTGGTCCGGTAGAGGATGGCGGTGTCGGACAGGGGGGTGCCGGTTTCAATTTCGGTCTGCAACAGCTTGGTGGCAAGCTGAGCCTCGGATTCTGCATCGTCTAAAAGAAAGATGCGGGGCAGTTCTCCCTTACCCTTGGCGGTCCACAGGACCTTTCCCAAGCGGCCTTGATTGTTGGCCACTACGGCCCCGGCTAACTCAAGAATATGGCCGGTGGACCGGTAGTTTTGTTCCAGTCGAATGACATCCGTGCCGGGAAATTGCTGGGAAAATTCGAGAATATTCCGAACCTCCGCCCCCCGAAACCGGTAAATGGACTGGTCATCATCGCCTACCACACAGATATATGCCTCCGGGCCGGCCAAGGCGCTGAGCAGCTTGAATTGGGCACTATTCGAGTCCTGGTACTCGTCCACCAGGATAACCCGGAACCGGTGGTGCATTCGTTCCTGAACCTCGGGATGCTGGGTGAGCAGCTCCGTGGTGCGTAGAATGAGATCGCCGAAATCAGCGTTGCCGATTTCGCGGAGACGTTTTTCATAGGCCTGGTAGGCCTGGGGAAATTCCGGATCGTGGGATATCTGTTCCAAGGGGTCATGGGGTCCCAGGCCGAAGTCTTTCGCTCGGGAGATTTGGTTGGATAGTCCCCGGAGTTGACTGCGGTTTGTTTCGGGATACAAGCTATGCAGCAGGGTCAGCTGGTCATCGTCATCGTAGATGGTAAACTGTGAAGCCATAGAAAGCAGAGCTGCATTACGCCTGAGTAGCCAGGAGCCGAAGCTATGAAAGGTTTTTATCAGAACCTGGCCGGCTTGGGGGGTAAGAGACGCAGCCCGGAGCTGCATTTCCTGGGCCGCCTTATTAGTAAAGGTTACCGCCAGGATTGATCGGGGATCCACCCCCATGTGTTCAATAAGGTAGGCAATTTTCCCGGTTATAACCCGGGTTTTTCCCGAACCGGCACCGGCCAGAATGAGGAGGGGATTTCCTGTGTGGGTTACCGCCTGGCGTTGAACCTCATTCAGGCCCTGAATAAAGGCATCGAGACTGGTATTAGGCTGTTGAGCAGACACCATGATCCTCCCTCAGCGGATCAGCCCGGAGGCCACTGAAGTCGCCGTCCTCCGAGGATGTGGGCATGGAGGTAGGGTACCTCCTGGCCGCCGTTACTTCCCGTATTAAAAACCACCCGATATCCGTCGGTCTCCAGGCCGAGGTTTTGGGCTAGGGAGCTTACACCGGTGATGAAGTCAGAGACTACCCGGGGATCCTGGGTTTTCAGGTCCGCGAAACTCACCATCCGTGTTTTTGGAATAACAAGGATATGCACCGGGGCCTGGGGATTGATGTCCCGGAAGGCGAGAATGTGCTCATCCTCATGGACAACATCTGCCGGGATTTCTTTCCGGAGAATTTTATCAAAAATTGTATCTTCCATGGGAGTAGTTTACAGGGCTTGGGCTATCAGGTCTACGCCGTTTCTCTTTTTGATGGTCACCGGTACAACCATGCCGGGTTTGAGGTGTCCCGGGGGGGCGGGGAGAACCGTGAGACCGTCCACATCCGGAGCCTGGAAGGGAGTCCGGCCTAGGGCGGCAGCGGCTTGGCCATCCCGTTGGGGAACCAGGTCTTCGATAATCATGCTGCTGGGAGAACCGATAAACCGGTCAATCCGGGAATGCATGATGGGAATCTGACGGTCTTCCAGGAGGTGTTTTCGGCGCAGGGCTTCTTCCGGGGGGATTTGATTGCCCATGGCCGCCGCCCGGGTTCCCTCCTCCCGGGAGTAGGCAAATACGCCCAGCCATTCGATGCGCGCCCTATCCTGAAAATCCATGAGTTCCCCCAGGTCATCCTGGTCCTCACCGGGAAATCCGGTGATGATACTGGTGCGGATAACAGCCTGGGGAAGGCGCTCCCGAATCCTCTGGATTAGTTCAAGGTTAGATTCTTTTGTACCCGGCCTGCCCATGGCCTTGAGTATTTTCGAAGAAGCATGCTGCATGGGAATATCGAAGTAGGGAAGGACCCGGGGGTCCTGATTACAGATCTCCAGAATCTCAAGGGGAAAGTGTTCAGGGTAGATGTACAGAAGCCTGATCCAAAAATCTCCGGGAAGCTCCAGCAGGGACTTTACCAGGGCCGGGAATTCGCCCCGGCCTGCTGGACCGCGGTCCCGCCCGAAATCGCTGAGATCCTGGGCGATGAGGTTGAGCTCTTTTATTCCCCGGCTCAAGAGCCCCCGGGCCTCCTGGGTGACGTCTTGAATTGTCCGGCTCCGGAGGGAGCCTCTGATTAGGGGGATGGCGCAGAAGGAACAGCGGTTCCGGCAGCCCTCGGAAATCTTAAGGTAGGCAGATCCGGGATAGGATAACAGCCTCGTTCTGTGCCGGGAATCAAATTCCGGGGCGGGGAGCTCCGGATTCGGTCCATAGGATGCCCCGGGAATAAAGACCCGCTGACCCCGGGGTAGGCGGTCTTCGAGAAACTCGGCGATACGTTGTACGGAATGGTTGCCGAACACCCCCTCCACCTCGGGAATGTCTTGGGAAAGATCCTCCGGATAGCGCTGAGCGAGGCAGCCGGTTAGGATTACCTTGCTTTCGGGGTAGTCCCGGAGATACTCCATGGTTACCTCAATACTCTCCTCCTTGGCGGGTTGGATGAACCCGCAGGTATTGATGAGGATGTACTGGGCATCTCCGGCCTGGTCCGTCAGCCTCCAGCCGCGGTCTTCCAGGCGGGATATCATGATCTCAGCGTCAACCTGGTTTTTAGCGCATCCGAGGTTTTCGAGGAAAAAGGTTGGATGTAGTTCTTCCATAGTAGGCTTAGTACATAGGGATGAGTTCAAGCCGGTTGGCTTGGGATCCCGGGGTTTGGTTCCAGGCGATCATGGCGGCGGTGGGTTCCCCACTGGTGCCAAGCCGGACAGCCTGACCGTTTACGTCGATGCCTGAGGCCCCTGCGTTGCTGGTCCATATCCGGATCCACTGAGCGGCCGAGGATTCCAGGATGTCTCCGTCTTCAAGGTACCGCTCCTGGGTGCGTCCCTGGTCGTCCATGGTTCTGATCAGCACCGGGGCGGAAGGCCTGGCGATGAGCCTGATTGCCGAGGGGGACGGCTGTTCCAGAATGGTCCGGCTGGATTGCACCCGGCCCGGCAGGGTTGTGCGGCCGAGGTTCGGGGCGTCCTCCGGCGGATTACTGCCCGGAAGAAACTCAGTTCCGGTCTGCTGCTCTGCCAGGAGATCCGAGGGGGCATCCGAGGGCAGCTGGATAAAGCGGTCGATGCGGATCACCGACTGGGGGGAATCCCCTTCCTGGGCGGTATTGCCCTTGGTTTGAATTCTGATGTCATCCTCGCCGTCTCTGTTCAGGTCGATTAACGCGGCATCCATCGTAGATAGGCGGAAATCACCCCCGGGGGATGAAAAAAAAATCTCCTGGTCGGTGATGGTTTCCAGGAGGATGGTCTGTTCCAGGTTTTCCAGACTAACCCGGATTTGATCGCCCTCGGAGAACAGCTGTTCAAGAATTTCTCCCGTGAAGGCGATAGTCCTGCCCTGGTCCCCGGTAGCGGGGGCTTGTACACCCTGGATGGGTTGGGGTTCGGGGGCATCGGAATCATTTAGAAGCAGAACCGCGGCAATACCGCCGGCGACTATCAGGATGAAGGCTAGAATAAAGATGATCTTTCCCCAGGGTCTCGATTTCGGGTAGAGCAGCTCCTCCACCGGGGAGGGGTTTTCCTGAAGTTGCATATTCTTGTAGAGGGTTACCATTTCTCCCTCGTTAAGGCCGAGGTAGTTGGAATAGTTCCTGAGGAAACCGAGAAGGTAGGATTCTCCGGGAAAGATGGTGAAATTCTCCTCTTCCAGGGCCTCGAGATAGCGCTTGGTAATATGGGTGTCTCTGGCTACCTGTTCAATACTGTAACCGCGCTCTTCCCGGTTGGTGCGGAGTTTATCACCGATTGATTCCATTCCTGCTGTTCCTCCCTCTGGTTCTGCTTAGTTCGTACCGAATAAAAAGTTGTTGAAATTATTGGACGAGGACGGAGATTCGTATCTGAATCGGGCGTCCGGGATGTTTTGGTTTGTCCGTATGTTGGTAAAGGTAAGAATTACCCGGCGCCGGTCCCCGGTGAGACCTGATATGCGGCGGATCATTTGATCAGAATCGATGGAGAGCTCAATCTCCCGGAATCCCTCGTTGGTATTTTTCCA of the Spirochaeta lutea genome contains:
- a CDS encoding ATP-dependent helicase → MVSAQQPNTSLDAFIQGLNEVQRQAVTHTGNPLLILAGAGSGKTRVITGKIAYLIEHMGVDPRSILAVTFTNKAAQEMQLRAASLTPQAGQVLIKTFHSFGSWLLRRNAALLSMASQFTIYDDDDQLTLLHSLYPETNRSQLRGLSNQISRAKDFGLGPHDPLEQISHDPEFPQAYQAYEKRLREIGNADFGDLILRTTELLTQHPEVQERMHHRFRVILVDEYQDSNSAQFKLLSALAGPEAYICVVGDDDQSIYRFRGAEVRNILEFSQQFPGTDVIRLEQNYRSTGHILELAGAVVANNQGRLGKVLWTAKGKGELPRIFLLDDAESEAQLATKLLQTEIETGTPLSDTAILYRTNAQSRLFETAFLQAGIPYRIVGTLRFYEREEIKDSIAFLKFLANPKDEVAFRRIINKPARGIGASSLAKILERLGPARGNLLLATEYTVPEVSPRSKKSIASFLAMVTTLSQPPEKGETLAAWVETVIRESGLAEYHAQQDTVAGTQKVQNLEELVNAASLYSNTPEGLTEFLEAVELDAARSRDTESENGVTLITMHNTKGLEFPKVIITGMEEGLFPRSDEDEQEIEEERRLFYVAVTRAQEQVLFTSCRSRRIHGRIVDTMPSRFLSEIPEHLREIDDQTRFAVPRGYPAAHTTVRRGPSSPQTRNSFTFPKGTRVYHDDYGSGEVVKAWENGDNEVVIVQFETGRSGQFIPKYSGLEKIQ
- a CDS encoding helix-turn-helix domain-containing protein, with the protein product MESIGDKLRTNREERGYSIEQVARDTHITKRYLEALEEENFTIFPGESYLLGFLRNYSNYLGLNEGEMVTLYKNMQLQENPSPVEELLYPKSRPWGKIIFILAFILIVAGGIAAVLLLNDSDAPEPQPIQGVQAPATGDQGRTIAFTGEILEQLFSEGDQIRVSLENLEQTILLETITDQEIFFSSPGGDFRLSTMDAALIDLNRDGEDDIRIQTKGNTAQEGDSPQSVIRIDRFIQLPSDAPSDLLAEQQTGTEFLPGSNPPEDAPNLGRTTLPGRVQSSRTILEQPSPSAIRLIARPSAPVLIRTMDDQGRTQERYLEDGDILESSAAQWIRIWTSNAGASGIDVNGQAVRLGTSGEPTAAMIAWNQTPGSQANRLELIPMY
- the rplM gene encoding 50S ribosomal protein L13, yielding METIFVKPKDFDRKWYIVDAEGKTLGRIASEVAFVLRGKNKPYYTPHQECGDYVVIVNAEKVVVSGDKLSAKKYYRHSGYPGGLTTTPLKDMLAKKPTFPLERAIRGMLPKNRLGRKLFKNLKVYAGPNHPHTAQQPLPLEI
- a CDS encoding histidine triad nucleotide-binding protein; its protein translation is MEDTIFDKILRKEIPADVVHEDEHILAFRDINPQAPVHILVIPKTRMVSFADLKTQDPRVVSDFITGVSSLAQNLGLETDGYRVVFNTGSNGGQEVPYLHAHILGGRRLQWPPG
- the rimO gene encoding 30S ribosomal protein S12 methylthiotransferase RimO; the protein is MEELHPTFFLENLGCAKNQVDAEIMISRLEDRGWRLTDQAGDAQYILINTCGFIQPAKEESIEVTMEYLRDYPESKVILTGCLAQRYPEDLSQDIPEVEGVFGNHSVQRIAEFLEDRLPRGQRVFIPGASYGPNPELPAPEFDSRHRTRLLSYPGSAYLKISEGCRNRCSFCAIPLIRGSLRSRTIQDVTQEARGLLSRGIKELNLIAQDLSDFGRDRGPAGRGEFPALVKSLLELPGDFWIRLLYIYPEHFPLEILEICNQDPRVLPYFDIPMQHASSKILKAMGRPGTKESNLELIQRIRERLPQAVIRTSIITGFPGEDQDDLGELMDFQDRARIEWLGVFAYSREEGTRAAAMGNQIPPEEALRRKHLLEDRQIPIMHSRIDRFIGSPSSMIIEDLVPQRDGQAAAALGRTPFQAPDVDGLTVLPAPPGHLKPGMVVPVTIKKRNGVDLIAQAL